The following are encoded in a window of Candidatus Eremiobacteraceae bacterium genomic DNA:
- a CDS encoding alpha/beta fold hydrolase — protein sequence MIAALLVFGALHPCAAASSYLCGSIVRALDPTGSITTTIRIHFEFLPHADTRATSAGVIVANEGGPGSGSTGTRDAYRALFSPLLQTHDLLMMDNRGTGQSGLIDCEPLQSRPAFTKSDVAACGQRLGPTAYLYRTALAADDLAAIMHELHVTRADMYGDSYGTFFVQTFAARHPAMLRSIVLDGAYPVVGLSPWYPEAPAVTRRALNAACARSPSCSKQPGTSLSRIERLLAAVRVKPIVGSAPIGGSIERVSIGPADLAFVMASAGASSDVYRELDAAAGAYLNSADPLPLLRLTGETYEIEEASGSAASYSRGLFTAVSCADDPQAYDMRSDSHARETQWLAALSAERKFAPTVYAPFTIDEWMGMPLDISYTPLCVDWPAKPASVPADGPVAKGTKLPLAPALVISGEFDTITPAAQGDAATALLPHAQHVVMRNSVHVDALGDTYDCASRLVREFIVALSIRNRSCANRLPPYTLVAMFAQKAADFAPAAAASGNHANALLLRVCTAAVQTVGDAITRAFTLSSARVLGLRGGSIGVTNRESSQMITFNRFRFVPDLSVGGSANVDSANGNIEAIVAIQGAATGVLTISWDTKDPRDIATVDGKLNGAAVHATSPSP from the coding sequence GTGATCGCCGCACTCTTGGTTTTCGGCGCGCTTCATCCGTGCGCGGCCGCGTCTTCGTATCTCTGCGGGTCCATCGTGCGAGCGCTCGACCCGACCGGCAGCATCACCACAACGATTCGCATCCACTTCGAATTCTTGCCCCACGCAGATACGCGCGCGACTTCGGCGGGCGTGATCGTCGCCAACGAAGGCGGACCGGGATCCGGAAGCACGGGCACGCGAGACGCATATCGCGCGCTGTTCAGTCCGCTGCTGCAAACACACGACCTCTTGATGATGGACAATCGCGGAACCGGGCAATCCGGGCTCATCGATTGCGAGCCGTTACAGAGCCGGCCCGCCTTTACGAAGTCCGATGTCGCCGCATGCGGCCAGCGGCTCGGTCCTACCGCGTACCTCTACCGAACCGCTCTGGCTGCGGACGATCTGGCCGCGATCATGCACGAACTGCACGTTACCCGCGCGGACATGTACGGCGACTCCTACGGGACCTTCTTCGTCCAGACGTTTGCGGCGCGTCATCCCGCCATGCTTCGGTCGATCGTTCTCGACGGTGCATATCCTGTCGTGGGCTTATCGCCCTGGTATCCGGAAGCGCCGGCGGTGACACGGCGAGCGTTGAACGCTGCCTGTGCGCGGTCGCCGTCCTGCAGCAAGCAGCCGGGGACGAGCCTATCCAGGATCGAGCGTCTCCTCGCAGCCGTGCGCGTGAAACCGATCGTTGGATCGGCGCCGATCGGCGGCTCGATCGAGCGCGTATCGATTGGTCCCGCCGATCTCGCGTTCGTGATGGCGTCTGCCGGCGCGTCATCCGACGTCTATCGTGAGCTCGACGCCGCAGCGGGCGCGTATCTGAACAGCGCCGATCCGCTCCCCTTGCTTCGGCTCACCGGTGAGACGTATGAAATCGAGGAAGCGTCCGGCAGTGCTGCGAGCTATAGCCGCGGACTCTTCACCGCGGTGAGTTGTGCCGACGATCCGCAGGCTTATGACATGCGATCGGATTCGCATGCCCGCGAAACGCAATGGCTCGCCGCGCTCTCCGCCGAGCGAAAATTTGCGCCGACCGTCTACGCGCCGTTCACGATCGACGAGTGGATGGGCATGCCGTTAGATATCAGCTACACGCCGCTTTGCGTTGATTGGCCCGCGAAGCCGGCTTCGGTGCCCGCGGACGGACCCGTCGCCAAGGGGACAAAGCTGCCGCTAGCGCCCGCTCTTGTCATCTCGGGCGAGTTCGACACGATCACGCCGGCCGCGCAAGGCGACGCGGCAACCGCGCTTCTTCCGCATGCACAGCACGTCGTCATGCGCAACAGCGTGCACGTCGACGCGCTCGGCGACACATATGATTGCGCGTCTCGCTTGGTACGCGAATTCATCGTCGCGCTCTCCATTCGCAACCGCTCGTGCGCAAACCGACTTCCGCCGTACACGCTTGTTGCGATGTTCGCACAGAAGGCCGCCGATTTCGCACCGGCGGCGGCCGCGTCCGGGAATCATGCGAATGCGTTGCTGCTTCGCGTCTGTACGGCCGCGGTCCAGACCGTCGGCGACGCGATCACGCGAGCTTTCACATTGTCATCGGCACGCGTGCTTGGGCTGCGTGGCGGATCCATTGGAGTTACTAACAGAGAGAGCAGCCAGATGATCACGTTCAATCGTTTTCGCTTTGTCCCCGATCTCAGCGTCGGCGGCTCCGCGAACGTCGACTCAGCGAATGGCAACATTGAGGCGATCGTAGCGATCCAGGGCGCAGCGACCGGTGTGCTCACGATTTCTTGGGATACGAAGGACCCGCGCGATATCGCCACGGTAGACGGGAAACTCAATGGCGCCGCGGTGCACGCGACTTCGCCGTCGCCGTAG
- the hemF gene encoding oxygen-dependent coproporphyrinogen oxidase produces the protein MSENHGLQARSAQAWVEQTQADLIALFEALDGRGRFTRDAWERPGGGGGDTAIMTNGVLFERAGVNSSAVWGEFDDVALAKIGGEERRFFATGVSVVLHPRSPLVPTVHANFRYFERGGEWWFGGGSDLTPYYPYDEDCRHFHAVWKSVCDRHDAKYYTHFKRWCDEYFYLPHRGEMRGIGGIFFDYIRTDFARDFDFVRDCAGALIHAYAPIVERRRDEPSGDRERAFQLLRRGRYVEFNLIYDRGTAFGLATGGRTESVLMSLPPLARWEYCFEPESGSREAAALSYLRPRDWV, from the coding sequence TTCGAGGCGCTCGACGGCCGCGGCCGTTTCACGCGCGATGCTTGGGAGCGGCCCGGCGGCGGGGGCGGCGACACCGCGATTATGACGAACGGCGTTCTCTTCGAGCGCGCCGGCGTCAACTCGTCAGCCGTCTGGGGCGAGTTCGACGATGTCGCCCTTGCCAAGATCGGCGGCGAAGAGCGCCGGTTCTTCGCGACCGGAGTCTCCGTCGTGCTGCATCCGCGCAGCCCATTGGTGCCGACCGTTCACGCGAACTTCCGCTATTTCGAACGCGGCGGCGAATGGTGGTTCGGCGGCGGCAGCGACCTCACGCCGTACTATCCGTATGATGAGGATTGCCGGCACTTCCATGCCGTGTGGAAATCGGTCTGCGATCGCCACGACGCGAAGTACTACACGCACTTCAAGCGCTGGTGCGATGAGTACTTCTATCTTCCGCATCGCGGCGAGATGCGCGGCATCGGCGGAATATTTTTCGACTATATACGGACGGATTTCGCGCGCGACTTCGATTTCGTGCGCGATTGCGCGGGAGCCCTCATCCACGCGTACGCGCCGATCGTCGAGCGGCGTCGCGACGAACCGTCCGGCGATCGTGAACGTGCCTTTCAGCTGCTACGGCGCGGGCGATATGTGGAGTTCAATCTCATCTACGATCGGGGAACCGCGTTCGGTTTAGCGACGGGCGGTCGAACGGAATCGGTGCTCATGTCGCTGCCGCCGCTCGCGCGCTGGGAATACTGTTTCGAACCGGAATCCGGCAGCCGCGAGGCTGCGGCGCTCAGCTATCTTCGGCCGCGGGACTGGGTGTAA